Proteins encoded together in one Marinobacter sp. Arc7-DN-1 window:
- a CDS encoding SCO family protein yields the protein MNSSIRLTLFCLLLIVVLIFGLVVGRQVFLIGSQEPIPAPELTELNTYVYDQPRQLAEFTLTNENGETVTRESLKGRWIFAFVGYTNCPDICPAAMANLRRTDQLLSNELPQPNYLLVSADPEHDTPEKLREYTDFFGEHFHGLTGDLETLRALAKSLSAVFVHREVDGELLVDHSGHFALLNPDGELAAVIQPPHNPEQLAEAFERIYQWAKANRGRARS from the coding sequence ATGAACAGCTCTATTCGCCTTACCCTTTTCTGCCTCCTGTTAATTGTGGTTTTGATCTTCGGGCTTGTCGTGGGACGGCAGGTGTTCCTGATCGGCAGCCAGGAACCGATCCCCGCACCGGAACTGACCGAGCTCAATACCTATGTATATGACCAGCCGCGGCAATTGGCCGAGTTCACATTGACTAATGAAAACGGCGAGACGGTGACCCGGGAGAGCCTGAAGGGGCGCTGGATCTTTGCTTTTGTGGGCTATACCAACTGCCCCGATATCTGCCCGGCGGCGATGGCGAATCTGCGCCGTACCGATCAGCTTCTGTCGAATGAGCTGCCTCAGCCCAACTATCTGCTGGTCAGTGCTGACCCGGAACATGACACTCCCGAGAAGCTCCGGGAGTACACCGACTTCTTTGGCGAGCACTTTCATGGCCTGACCGGGGATCTGGAAACCCTGCGTGCGCTGGCCAAAAGCCTGAGCGCGGTGTTCGTGCACCGAGAGGTGGATGGCGAGTTGCTGGTGGACCACAGCGGCCATTTCGCCTTGCTGAACCCGGATGGTGAACTTGCTGCGGTGATTCAGCCGCCTCATAATCCCGAACAGCTGGCCGAAGCCTTCGAGCGTATTTACCAGTGGGCGAAGGCCAATCGTGGCCGGGCCCGTTCCTGA
- the cyoE gene encoding heme o synthase, with product MSEQVEALPAQAIASESRTPISWRDYLELTKLRVVALMILTSVIGMLLAAPGVPGWGVLVWGNLGIALLAGAAAVVNHVVDQKIDTVMARTRKRPVATGKISPLDAILFATILAGIGMAVLMWQVNHLTAWLTLASLVGYAGVYTLFLKRATPQNITIGGLAGAMPPLLGWTAVTGQVEGHALLLVLIIFAWTPPHFWALAIHRKEEYAKAGIPMLPVTHGNKFTELHILLYTLMLLAVSLLPFVTGMSGGIYLVGALALGLRFLQYAVRLLKGDDRRVALNTFKYSITYLMALFVVLLVDHFVFF from the coding sequence ATGAGCGAGCAAGTGGAAGCGCTGCCGGCCCAGGCAATTGCGAGCGAATCCAGAACACCCATTTCGTGGCGTGACTACCTGGAGCTGACCAAGCTCCGGGTGGTTGCGCTGATGATCCTCACATCGGTGATCGGCATGTTGCTGGCTGCGCCGGGGGTGCCTGGCTGGGGCGTTCTGGTGTGGGGTAACCTGGGTATTGCGTTGTTGGCCGGTGCCGCGGCGGTGGTCAACCATGTGGTGGACCAGAAGATTGACACGGTCATGGCCCGCACCCGCAAGCGTCCGGTGGCCACAGGCAAGATCTCACCCCTGGACGCCATCCTGTTCGCGACCATTCTTGCCGGTATTGGCATGGCCGTACTGATGTGGCAGGTGAATCACCTGACAGCCTGGCTGACCCTGGCCTCCCTGGTGGGCTATGCGGGCGTGTATACCCTGTTCCTGAAGCGGGCCACGCCCCAGAATATCACCATTGGCGGCCTGGCCGGCGCCATGCCGCCACTGCTGGGCTGGACCGCGGTTACCGGCCAGGTGGAAGGCCACGCCCTGCTCCTGGTGCTGATCATCTTTGCCTGGACGCCACCGCATTTCTGGGCCCTGGCGATCCACCGCAAGGAGGAATACGCCAAGGCGGGTATTCCCATGCTGCCGGTAACCCATGGCAACAAGTTCACCGAGCTCCACATCCTGTTGTATACCCTGATGCTGCTGGCGGTCAGCCTGCTACCTTTTGTCACAGGCATGTCCGGCGGCATCTACCTGGTGGGCGCCCTGGCCCTTGGCCTGCGCTTCCTGCAGTACGCCGTCCGGCTCCTGAAGGGCGATGACCGGCGGGTCGCTCTGAATACCTTCAAGTATTCCATCACTTACCTGATGGCCCTGTTTGTGGTATTGCTTGTGGATCATTTTGTGTTTTTCTGA
- a CDS encoding COX15/CtaA family protein, with protein MARWATLAVLLAVVVIMLGAWTRLVHAGLGCPDWPGCYGFLTVPQSDSSIAIANARFPETPVDVEKGWPEMIHRYAAGTLGLVVFGLAACAVRHRRSGVPVKLPLFIAGFIILQGAFGMWTVTLKLWPQVVALHLLGGFTTLSLLTLLTLRLRKRAKGEETREHPRHAGVLAGFRPWLYGGLVLVVMQIAFGAWTAANYAAVACTDLPTCQGQWWPGGMDFRHGFDVSQHVGPNYLGGQLTADGRVAIHVTHRLGAVVVLVYLATLLALMWRRRGNTGLDNAIRLVAVVLGVQVLLGLANVLFHIPLSVAVAHNAMGAGLLLSVIHLIWRHQLLPKAHTAAATHTTTMNQEVTA; from the coding sequence ATGGCCAGATGGGCAACCCTTGCTGTTTTGCTGGCCGTTGTGGTGATCATGCTCGGCGCCTGGACCCGACTGGTGCATGCCGGGCTTGGCTGTCCCGACTGGCCAGGCTGTTATGGGTTTCTGACGGTTCCCCAGAGTGACTCGAGCATCGCCATCGCCAACGCGCGTTTCCCGGAAACGCCGGTGGATGTCGAGAAGGGATGGCCGGAGATGATTCACCGCTATGCCGCCGGTACCCTCGGACTGGTGGTCTTTGGTCTGGCCGCCTGTGCGGTTCGCCACCGGCGTAGCGGCGTGCCGGTGAAACTGCCTTTGTTCATTGCGGGTTTCATTATTCTGCAGGGTGCCTTTGGCATGTGGACGGTGACTCTGAAGCTGTGGCCCCAGGTGGTGGCCTTGCACCTGTTGGGAGGATTTACCACCCTCAGTCTGCTTACTCTCCTTACCTTGCGGCTACGGAAACGGGCGAAAGGCGAGGAGACTCGGGAGCACCCCCGCCACGCCGGAGTGTTAGCAGGTTTCCGCCCCTGGCTTTATGGCGGGCTTGTGCTGGTGGTGATGCAGATTGCCTTCGGTGCCTGGACAGCCGCCAATTACGCCGCCGTGGCCTGTACCGATCTGCCCACCTGCCAGGGCCAGTGGTGGCCCGGGGGTATGGATTTTCGCCACGGCTTTGATGTTAGCCAGCATGTCGGCCCCAACTATCTCGGCGGCCAGCTGACTGCCGACGGGCGGGTAGCGATTCACGTGACACATCGCTTGGGAGCTGTGGTCGTGCTGGTTTACCTTGCGACATTGCTGGCCCTGATGTGGCGCCGACGGGGGAACACCGGCCTGGACAATGCCATTCGACTGGTGGCCGTAGTGCTGGGTGTCCAGGTCCTGCTGGGGCTGGCCAACGTCCTGTTCCATATTCCCTTGTCTGTTGCCGTCGCCCATAACGCCATGGGCGCCGGACTGCTCCTGTCAGTCATTCATCTGATCTGGCGGCATCAGCTGTTACCGAAAGCGCACACCGCGGCAGCAACACACACAACAACAATGAACCAGGAGGTTACGGCATGA
- a CDS encoding SURF1 family protein, with protein sequence MSDSQRQRRHWQFDWRLLVFSGVFLPVLISLGVWQLNRAAEKQLLLDQWQQEAVNLDWPDMVALDLSNGRPVTLTGLYGNRNWLLDNRTRDGVPGYEVLTVFRPVSGPPVVVNRGWVQAPRTRDQLPEVDPPDGVFTLQGRISDYPVPPVLGDQPPATGPWPRRVQSLSKEAARAEIPELPGRIVRLSGDHQPGAYRADWKPDLMGPQTHYGYATQWFALAVALTILTIVASYRKTGANNDNDDG encoded by the coding sequence ATGTCTGATTCGCAGCGCCAACGCCGTCACTGGCAATTCGATTGGCGGTTGCTGGTATTCAGTGGGGTCTTCCTGCCGGTTCTGATCAGCTTGGGTGTCTGGCAGCTCAACCGGGCAGCGGAGAAACAGCTACTGCTGGATCAGTGGCAACAGGAGGCTGTAAACCTGGACTGGCCAGACATGGTGGCTCTGGATCTGAGCAATGGCCGGCCTGTGACCCTGACCGGTCTTTACGGAAACCGGAACTGGCTGCTGGATAACCGGACCCGGGATGGTGTGCCAGGGTATGAGGTTCTCACCGTGTTTCGCCCGGTTTCGGGTCCGCCGGTGGTGGTCAATCGCGGCTGGGTGCAAGCGCCCCGGACCCGGGACCAGCTTCCGGAGGTTGACCCGCCGGATGGTGTTTTCACGTTACAGGGGCGGATCAGCGATTACCCGGTGCCGCCGGTTCTTGGTGATCAACCCCCGGCAACCGGCCCCTGGCCCCGGCGCGTGCAAAGCCTCTCCAAAGAGGCGGCCCGAGCCGAAATCCCGGAGCTTCCCGGCAGGATCGTTCGCCTTTCCGGCGACCATCAGCCTGGAGCCTACCGGGCCGACTGGAAGCCGGATCTGATGGGACCGCAAACCCATTACGGATATGCCACGCAATGGTTTGCGCTGGCTGTGGCGCTGACTATATTGACTATAGTGGCAAGTTACCGAAAGACAGGAGCCAATAATGACAATGACGATGGCTAA
- a CDS encoding twin transmembrane helix small protein, translating into MLKAVIVVLMLAVVVSLFSGLFFLIKDGGKTNRVVNSLAVRVTLSILLLAVILIALWQGSLTLNPTP; encoded by the coding sequence ATGCTCAAGGCCGTTATCGTTGTGTTGATGCTTGCCGTAGTCGTGAGCCTGTTCAGTGGCCTGTTCTTTCTCATCAAGGATGGTGGTAAAACCAATCGGGTGGTGAATTCCCTGGCGGTTCGGGTCACGCTTAGCATACTGCTCCTGGCGGTGATTCTTATTGCGCTCTGGCAAGGGAGCCTGACATTGAATCCGACTCCCTGA
- a CDS encoding cytochrome c oxidase subunit 3, with amino-acid sequence MAENQSYYVPEQSKWPIIATVGLGVTLYGAASIMVNAQKGESSTGAWIMFLIGAMIMAYILFGWFGNVIRESRAGLYSPQMDRSFRWGMSWFIFSEVMFFAAFFGALFYVRVFAVPWLGGEGDRGSSNMLWEGFQATWPLIQTPNPEAYPPPEAIIGPWGLPLVNTILLVTSSFTITVAHHALKAGNRTKVKIWMIATILLAIGFLVLQAEEYMHAYQDLNLTLESGIYGSTFFLLTGFHGAHVTLGTLMLFIMLMRINKGHFTADSHFGFEAAAWYWHFVDVVWLGLFVFVYII; translated from the coding sequence ATGGCGGAAAACCAGAGCTATTACGTTCCGGAACAGAGCAAATGGCCGATCATTGCCACGGTTGGCCTCGGGGTAACCCTCTATGGCGCCGCGTCCATCATGGTCAATGCGCAAAAGGGTGAGAGCTCCACCGGCGCCTGGATCATGTTCCTGATTGGCGCGATGATTATGGCCTACATACTGTTCGGCTGGTTTGGCAACGTGATCCGGGAGAGCCGGGCGGGGCTCTATAGCCCGCAGATGGATCGGTCATTCCGCTGGGGAATGAGTTGGTTTATCTTTTCCGAGGTCATGTTTTTCGCGGCCTTTTTTGGCGCTCTGTTCTATGTGCGGGTGTTCGCCGTGCCGTGGCTGGGCGGTGAGGGGGACCGGGGCAGCTCAAATATGCTCTGGGAGGGATTCCAGGCAACCTGGCCGCTGATTCAGACTCCTAATCCCGAAGCCTATCCGCCGCCAGAGGCCATCATCGGCCCCTGGGGCCTGCCACTGGTAAACACCATTCTGCTGGTGACTTCTTCGTTCACCATCACCGTTGCCCATCATGCGCTGAAAGCAGGCAACCGCACCAAGGTCAAGATCTGGATGATTGCCACGATTCTGCTGGCTATCGGCTTCCTGGTCCTGCAGGCCGAGGAGTACATGCACGCCTACCAGGATCTGAACCTGACTCTGGAGTCTGGCATCTACGGCAGCACCTTCTTCCTATTGACCGGCTTTCACGGTGCCCATGTGACACTGGGAACACTGATGCTTTTCATCATGCTGATGCGTATCAACAAGGGCCATTTCACGGCGGACAGTCACTTCGGTTTCGAGGCCGCGGCCTGGTACTGGCATTTTGTGGATGTGGTGTGGCTGGGTTTGTTCGTGTTTGTCTACATCATTTGA
- the ctaD gene encoding cytochrome c oxidase subunit I, with protein sequence MSAVADTHAQDHHHGPAKGISRWLLTTNHKDIGTMYLIFSFTMFLLGGTMAMVIRAELFQPGLQIVQPEFFNQMTTMHGLIMVFGAVMPAFVGLANWMLPLMIGAPDMALPRMNNWSFWLLPCAFLILVSTLFMEGGAPNFGWTFYAPLSTTYGPPSTTFFIFAVHIMGISSIMGAINVIATILNLRAPGMTLMKMPLFVWTWLITAFLLIAVMPVLAGVVTMMLMDINFGTSFFDASGGGDPVLFQHVFWFFGHPEVYIMILPAFGAVSHIIPAFSRKPLFGYASMVYAVGAIALLSFVVWAHHMFTVGIPITGQVFFMYATMLIAVPTGVKVFNWVATMFRGSLSFEAPMLFAVAFVILFTIGGFSGLMLAIAPADFQYHDTYFVVAHFHYVLVPGAIFGIFASAYFWLPKWTGHMYDETLAKTHFWLSFIGMNLAFFPMHFLGLAGMPRRIPDYALQFADFNMVSSIGAFMFGATQILFLFIVVKCVRGGERAAAKPWDGAQGLEWTVPSPPPYHTFATPPEVK encoded by the coding sequence ATGAGTGCGGTTGCAGATACCCACGCCCAGGATCATCATCACGGCCCGGCTAAAGGCATCAGCCGCTGGCTGCTGACCACAAACCACAAGGATATCGGGACAATGTACCTGATATTCAGCTTCACCATGTTCCTGCTGGGCGGAACTATGGCCATGGTCATTCGCGCCGAACTGTTCCAGCCCGGTCTGCAGATTGTGCAGCCGGAATTCTTCAACCAGATGACCACCATGCACGGTCTGATCATGGTCTTTGGCGCCGTCATGCCGGCCTTTGTGGGGCTGGCGAACTGGATGCTTCCGTTGATGATCGGCGCGCCGGACATGGCGCTGCCACGGATGAACAACTGGAGCTTCTGGCTGCTGCCCTGCGCCTTCCTGATCCTGGTCTCCACCCTGTTCATGGAAGGTGGCGCGCCCAACTTTGGCTGGACTTTCTACGCGCCCCTGTCGACCACTTACGGGCCGCCAAGCACCACCTTCTTCATCTTTGCCGTCCATATCATGGGTATTTCCTCGATCATGGGTGCCATCAATGTGATTGCCACCATCCTGAACCTTCGAGCCCCGGGCATGACCCTGATGAAAATGCCCCTGTTCGTCTGGACCTGGCTGATCACCGCGTTCCTGCTTATCGCAGTAATGCCGGTGCTGGCCGGTGTGGTGACCATGATGCTGATGGACATCAACTTCGGCACCAGCTTCTTTGATGCCTCCGGCGGCGGTGATCCCGTTCTGTTCCAGCATGTGTTCTGGTTCTTCGGCCACCCCGAGGTCTATATCATGATCCTGCCGGCGTTCGGGGCGGTGTCCCACATCATTCCGGCCTTCTCCCGCAAGCCCCTGTTCGGCTATGCCTCCATGGTGTATGCGGTCGGTGCCATTGCCCTGCTGTCGTTCGTGGTCTGGGCGCACCACATGTTTACGGTGGGCATTCCCATTACCGGCCAGGTGTTCTTCATGTACGCCACCATGCTGATCGCCGTCCCCACCGGGGTGAAGGTGTTCAACTGGGTAGCCACCATGTTCCGGGGTTCGCTCAGTTTTGAGGCGCCCATGCTGTTTGCGGTGGCCTTCGTGATCCTGTTCACCATCGGCGGTTTTTCAGGTCTTATGCTGGCGATTGCGCCGGCTGATTTCCAGTATCACGATACTTACTTCGTGGTTGCCCATTTCCACTATGTGCTGGTGCCGGGCGCGATCTTCGGAATCTTCGCCTCTGCGTATTTCTGGCTGCCCAAGTGGACCGGCCACATGTACGACGAAACCCTCGCCAAAACCCATTTCTGGCTGTCATTCATCGGCATGAACCTTGCCTTCTTCCCCATGCACTTCCTTGGGCTGGCGGGCATGCCTCGGCGGATTCCGGATTACGCGTTGCAGTTTGCGGATTTCAACATGGTGTCCAGCATTGGTGCCTTCATGTTTGGCGCTACCCAGATCCTGTTCCTGTTCATTGTGGTCAAGTGTGTCCGGGGCGGTGAGAGAGCGGCTGCCAAGCCCTGGGACGGCGCTCAGGGCCTGGAATGGACGGTGCCGTCGCCTCCGCCCTACCACACCTTCGCGACACCGCCGGAAGTGAAATAG
- the coxB gene encoding cytochrome c oxidase subunit II — protein MRVHAQRAGALLGGLMFPAWSMADWTLNMTPGVTGTSNEIFDLHMTILWICVVIGVVVFGVMFWSIFAHRKSQGAKPANFHENTLVEILWTIIPFVILVVMAIPATATLVDMYDSTKSEVDIKVTGYQWKWQYEYINEDFGYFSNLSTPMDQIENRQVKGENYLLEVDNPLVIPVGKKVRFLLTANDVIHSWWVPDFGVKKDAIPGFINETWTRVDEPGIYRGQCTELCGKNHGFMPVVVKAVPQEEYAAWVAEQKEAAEQERELTQKDWTMAELMERGEKAYQTACAACHQADGSGAPPAFPALKGSKIATEDMAAHIDIVVNGKSGTAMQAFGNQLSEVDLAAVITYERNAWGNSTGEMVTPKEIFDYKNQQ, from the coding sequence ATGCGCGTGCACGCTCAGCGGGCAGGTGCCCTTTTAGGCGGTCTGATGTTCCCCGCCTGGTCCATGGCGGACTGGACACTGAACATGACCCCGGGGGTGACCGGCACCAGTAACGAGATTTTTGACCTTCACATGACCATACTCTGGATCTGCGTCGTCATCGGCGTGGTGGTATTCGGTGTCATGTTCTGGTCCATCTTCGCCCACAGGAAATCCCAGGGCGCAAAACCTGCCAATTTCCACGAAAACACCCTGGTCGAGATTCTCTGGACCATCATACCCTTTGTGATCCTGGTGGTTATGGCGATTCCTGCCACTGCTACGCTGGTGGACATGTACGACTCCACAAAGTCCGAGGTAGACATCAAGGTCACCGGGTACCAGTGGAAGTGGCAGTATGAGTATATCAACGAGGACTTTGGTTACTTCTCGAACCTGTCCACGCCTATGGACCAGATTGAAAACCGGCAGGTCAAAGGCGAGAACTACCTCCTGGAAGTCGATAACCCCCTGGTGATTCCGGTAGGTAAAAAGGTTCGCTTCCTGCTGACGGCCAACGATGTGATCCACTCCTGGTGGGTGCCGGATTTTGGCGTGAAGAAAGATGCCATTCCCGGCTTCATCAACGAAACCTGGACCCGGGTGGACGAGCCGGGCATCTACCGTGGCCAGTGCACCGAACTTTGTGGCAAAAACCACGGCTTCATGCCCGTGGTGGTCAAGGCTGTTCCTCAGGAAGAGTACGCGGCCTGGGTGGCCGAGCAGAAGGAGGCAGCCGAGCAAGAGCGTGAGCTGACCCAGAAAGACTGGACCATGGCTGAGCTGATGGAGCGGGGCGAAAAGGCTTATCAAACTGCTTGTGCCGCCTGTCATCAGGCCGATGGCAGTGGTGCACCGCCGGCGTTCCCGGCGTTGAAAGGCAGCAAAATAGCCACAGAAGATATGGCAGCGCACATCGACATCGTTGTGAATGGTAAATCCGGCACCGCGATGCAGGCCTTTGGGAATCAATTGAGCGAGGTGGACCTGGCCGCAGTCATTACCTATGAGCGGAATGCCTGGGGTAACAGTACCGGCGAGATGGTCACACCAAAAGAGATCTTTGATTACAAGAACCAGCAGTAA
- a CDS encoding DoxX family protein, protein MLENADLGKLIIRLTLGGLILFHGIAKLLNGVGFIEGALASHGLPSFLAYGVFVGEIIAPLMVILGYQTRIGALLIVFNMLVAIVLVHTNELLTLGRNGGWALELQGFFLFTAVAVIFLGPGRYKLKN, encoded by the coding sequence TTGCTCGAAAACGCTGATCTGGGAAAACTGATTATCCGCCTGACCCTGGGCGGCCTGATACTGTTCCACGGTATTGCCAAACTGCTCAACGGTGTTGGTTTCATTGAAGGCGCGCTGGCCAGCCACGGGCTGCCCAGCTTCCTGGCTTACGGGGTTTTCGTGGGTGAAATCATTGCCCCGCTAATGGTGATTCTGGGCTACCAGACCCGCATTGGCGCCCTGCTGATCGTGTTCAATATGCTGGTGGCAATTGTGCTTGTGCATACCAACGAATTACTGACCCTGGGCCGCAACGGAGGCTGGGCGCTGGAACTCCAGGGGTTCTTCCTGTTCACAGCGGTGGCAGTGATTTTCCTCGGGCCTGGGCGTTACAAGCTGAAAAACTGA
- a CDS encoding diguanylate cyclase, translating into MTWQASCVFLILLWLTGLASAPVQAAPVAFEWLEAPANELALADVRAAPSASWQRFGASEVFNRGFSNGSFWLKIEVPPEPANRVLEIGYPLLDEVSVYWVLNGELIQTHQTGDTLPFSSRPIYHRNFVFLVPSNTQPVTAFVRVKTLGSVQIPVAVTPSAEFLANEQLSYGWQTVFLGIIIAMALYNLFLFVIVRHSTYLWYVLTVVATGLVQLNFHGLLFQWLWPDLPVINRYFTVPAISLALFCAAMFTLRFLNVRLYSHASYRFLQLALAGAGFAFLFGLFGSYQAGIVLISVLAAVVTPAAWLIGMLVWRKGQILGGFYVLAWTPLLIGHLILALSKLGVMPRSFMTEFVPQVGIALEVILLSFAMAYRINLERRRRHQAQEQALVIQQQANQTLESRVQERTEELERANEQLKAISLTDGLTHVANRRRFDEKLADEWSRAQRHGHPLSLLMLDIDRFKRVNDELGHLVGDDCLTEVAALCASEIQRSGDLLARYGGEEFSILLPATPEQGAVEVAERVRQAVARHPVHSRERVAPVSLTISVGVASLVPTPGMAAHELIRQADEALYAAKESGRNRVMVARGFGAASVPGA; encoded by the coding sequence ATGACTTGGCAGGCCTCCTGCGTATTCCTGATTCTATTGTGGCTGACAGGTCTGGCCAGCGCCCCCGTTCAGGCAGCCCCGGTGGCTTTCGAGTGGCTGGAGGCGCCGGCCAATGAGCTGGCGCTGGCTGATGTCCGCGCTGCGCCGTCGGCCAGTTGGCAGCGCTTTGGCGCCAGCGAGGTTTTCAATCGCGGTTTCAGCAATGGCAGTTTCTGGCTTAAGATCGAGGTTCCGCCAGAGCCGGCCAACCGGGTGCTTGAGATTGGCTATCCGCTGCTGGACGAGGTTTCTGTGTACTGGGTGCTCAATGGGGAGCTGATCCAGACTCACCAGACTGGCGACACCCTGCCTTTCAGCAGTCGCCCCATCTATCATCGCAATTTCGTGTTCCTGGTGCCCTCGAATACCCAGCCGGTGACCGCCTTCGTGCGGGTGAAAACCCTGGGATCGGTTCAGATTCCCGTGGCGGTCACGCCTTCGGCCGAGTTTCTGGCCAATGAGCAGTTGTCCTATGGCTGGCAAACGGTGTTTCTGGGCATCATCATCGCGATGGCGCTGTACAACCTGTTCCTGTTCGTTATTGTCCGTCATTCAACCTACCTCTGGTACGTGCTGACGGTCGTTGCCACCGGGCTGGTACAACTGAATTTCCATGGCCTGCTGTTCCAGTGGCTGTGGCCGGATTTACCCGTTATCAACCGCTACTTCACGGTGCCGGCCATCAGCCTTGCCCTGTTTTGTGCCGCCATGTTTACCCTTCGGTTCCTGAACGTCCGCCTCTACAGCCATGCCAGTTACCGGTTTCTGCAACTGGCTCTGGCGGGCGCCGGATTTGCGTTTCTGTTCGGCCTGTTCGGCAGCTACCAGGCGGGAATCGTGCTGATCAGTGTGCTTGCCGCTGTGGTAACACCGGCGGCCTGGCTGATTGGCATGCTGGTCTGGCGCAAAGGCCAGATCCTGGGTGGCTTCTATGTGCTTGCCTGGACGCCGCTGCTGATCGGCCATCTGATTCTGGCCTTAAGCAAGCTGGGTGTCATGCCCCGCAGCTTCATGACCGAGTTCGTGCCCCAGGTGGGAATAGCCCTGGAAGTGATCCTGCTTTCATTCGCCATGGCCTATCGCATCAACCTGGAGCGCCGCCGGAGACACCAGGCTCAGGAACAGGCGCTGGTTATTCAGCAGCAGGCCAACCAGACCCTGGAGTCGCGGGTTCAGGAGCGCACCGAAGAGCTGGAGCGGGCCAACGAGCAGCTCAAGGCTATCAGCCTGACGGATGGCCTGACGCACGTTGCGAACCGACGGCGGTTCGATGAAAAGCTTGCTGACGAATGGAGTCGGGCCCAGCGTCACGGCCATCCGCTGAGTCTGTTGATGCTGGATATCGATCGTTTCAAACGGGTAAATGACGAGCTTGGGCACCTGGTGGGTGACGATTGCCTGACGGAAGTCGCAGCCCTGTGTGCCAGTGAAATCCAAAGATCCGGAGATCTGCTGGCCCGTTATGGCGGTGAGGAATTCAGTATTCTGTTACCGGCAACGCCGGAACAAGGCGCGGTTGAGGTGGCCGAGCGGGTTCGCCAGGCGGTGGCCCGCCATCCGGTGCATTCCAGGGAGCGGGTGGCACCGGTCAGCCTGACCATCAGTGTGGGTGTCGCCTCCCTGGTGCCCACTCCGGGCATGGCAGCCCACGAGCTGATCCGGCAGGCCGATGAGGCGCTGTATGCCGCCAAGGAATCGGGCCGCAACCGGGTAATGGTTGCCCGTGGATTCGGGGCGGCGTCGGTCCCCGGCGCCTGA
- a CDS encoding DUF1653 domain-containing protein, with translation MTEHKNTIRPGRYRHYKGKDYEVIGIARDSETEEQMVVYRCLYGDYSLWVRPLTMFRETVEVAGEQVPRFARLDEA, from the coding sequence ATGACAGAACATAAAAACACGATACGGCCCGGCCGCTATCGCCACTACAAGGGCAAGGATTACGAAGTGATCGGCATCGCCCGGGACAGTGAAACCGAAGAGCAGATGGTGGTTTACCGCTGCCTGTACGGCGACTACAGCCTCTGGGTACGCCCTCTGACCATGTTCCGGGAAACCGTGGAAGTGGCCGGCGAGCAGGTTCCCCGTTTTGCCCGCCTCGACGAAGCCTGA
- a CDS encoding YheV family putative zinc ribbon protein produces the protein MASPKRFIAGAVCPRCGEMDKIMMFTTDDDDQVRECVACGFTDAVSDVEQPTSPELETRVNKRKNEDDHTVRQVVFFKAGADD, from the coding sequence ATGGCGAGTCCAAAACGTTTTATCGCCGGGGCCGTCTGCCCTCGCTGTGGTGAGATGGACAAGATCATGATGTTCACCACCGATGACGATGACCAGGTACGCGAGTGCGTGGCCTGTGGCTTCACCGATGCGGTGTCTGACGTCGAACAGCCGACCAGCCCGGAGCTGGAAACCCGGGTGAACAAGCGCAAGAACGAGGACGATCACACCGTCCGGCAGGTGGTGTTTTTCAAGGCCGGGGCAGACGACTGA